A window of the Oscillospiraceae bacterium genome harbors these coding sequences:
- the rpmF gene encoding 50S ribosomal protein L32, translating to MAVPKSKISSARQNKRRSSVWKISAPALMKCPKCGAFKVAHQVCGNCGYYNGRQVIKKDI from the coding sequence ATGGCGGTACCAAAAAGTAAAATTTCCAGCGCAAGACAGAACAAACGGCGTTCCAGTGTATGGAAGATTAGCGCTCCTGCTCTGATGAAATGCCCAAAATGTGGTGCATTTAAAGTTGCACACCAGGTGTGCGGCAACTGCGGTTATTACAACGGCAGACAGGTTATTAAAAAGGATATCTAA
- a CDS encoding DUF177 domain-containing protein, producing the protein MLLNLKKKIQEDGTTLPLQYAFDLSKLSVDAVYPFVSPVVVEGTVDMHGGFAQMKVSVSFDFSVPCDRCAAQINKRLTYQFSHVLVPSLSNEQDADDDRYVVLQEDGSLDLDQLLQEDILLALPTKFLCREDCKGLCPVCGKNLNDGPCGCSHKQIDPRLEVLKQLIN; encoded by the coding sequence ATGCTTTTGAATTTGAAAAAGAAAATACAGGAAGATGGAACAACACTTCCCCTTCAGTATGCATTTGACCTTTCAAAACTTTCAGTAGATGCGGTCTATCCGTTTGTTTCCCCCGTTGTAGTAGAGGGAACAGTGGACATGCACGGCGGGTTTGCACAGATGAAAGTATCTGTGTCATTCGATTTTTCCGTTCCGTGTGACCGCTGTGCGGCCCAAATCAACAAGCGCTTGACATATCAGTTTTCTCACGTCCTCGTTCCGTCTCTTTCCAATGAGCAGGACGCAGATGATGACCGGTATGTCGTTCTGCAGGAAGATGGTTCGCTCGATTTAGACCAGCTTTTGCAGGAAGATATCCTCTTGGCCCTTCCCACTAAGTTTTTGTGCAGGGAAGACTGCAAAGGGCTTTGCCCTGTTTGCGGCAAGAACTTAAACGACGGCCCGTGCGGCTGCAGCCACAAGCAGATTGACCCCCGCCTAGAGGTACTGAAACAACTAATAAATTGA
- a CDS encoding glucose-6-phosphate isomerase, whose product MSIRLETKYLSDFVAPEEFDDLAPQVKLAHQLLHTGTGAGNDFIGWVTLPTDYDKEEFARIKAAAKRVQKNSNIFIVIGIGGSYLGARAAIEFLKSNNYNTLKKDTPDIYFVGNGISSTALAEVVEMCEGKDVSINMISKSGTTTEPSIAFRVLRELLIKKYGKDGARERIFCTTDKEKGTLKHLADEEGYETFVVPDDVGGRYSVLTAVGLLPIAVAGANIDALMAGAAKAQKLYDNDDLAANPCYQYAAARNILYRKGKAIEILVSYEPCFTMMNEWWKQLYGESEGKNNKGLFPASVVFSTDLHSMGQYIQQGRRILFETTVLFDKPKKEITIGKDPQNIDGLNFLQGKTMAYVNEKAFEGTVLAHTDGGVPNTVIRVPDFSEDSLGQLIYFFEKACAISGYLLGVNPFNQPGVESYKKNMFALLGKPGYEEQKGALEARLNK is encoded by the coding sequence ATGTCTATTCGGCTGGAAACTAAGTACCTAAGCGACTTTGTTGCGCCAGAGGAATTCGACGACCTTGCTCCGCAGGTGAAGCTTGCCCATCAGCTGCTGCACACAGGGACTGGTGCAGGCAATGATTTTATAGGGTGGGTGACCCTGCCTACAGACTATGATAAAGAAGAATTTGCCCGAATCAAAGCAGCTGCAAAGCGGGTTCAGAAAAACAGCAATATTTTTATCGTTATCGGTATTGGCGGCTCTTATCTTGGTGCCCGCGCTGCAATTGAGTTTTTGAAATCAAACAATTATAATACGCTGAAAAAAGATACCCCAGACATCTATTTCGTCGGCAACGGCATTAGCTCCACTGCTCTTGCCGAAGTGGTAGAGATGTGCGAGGGCAAAGATGTTTCTATCAACATGATCAGCAAATCCGGCACTACAACAGAGCCTTCAATTGCGTTCCGTGTTCTGCGGGAGCTGCTGATTAAAAAGTATGGCAAAGACGGTGCCCGCGAGCGCATTTTCTGCACAACTGATAAAGAAAAGGGCACTCTGAAGCATCTGGCAGATGAAGAGGGCTATGAAACCTTTGTCGTGCCGGATGATGTCGGCGGCCGCTACAGCGTTTTAACTGCTGTCGGTCTGCTACCGATTGCGGTTGCCGGGGCGAATATTGATGCCCTGATGGCCGGCGCTGCCAAAGCACAGAAACTTTATGACAACGATGACCTTGCCGCAAATCCGTGCTACCAGTATGCGGCAGCACGTAATATTCTGTACCGCAAGGGCAAGGCCATTGAAATTCTTGTCAGCTATGAGCCATGCTTTACCATGATGAATGAATGGTGGAAGCAGCTGTACGGCGAAAGCGAAGGCAAAAATAACAAGGGACTGTTCCCAGCGTCTGTTGTCTTTTCTACAGACCTGCACTCCATGGGGCAGTACATTCAGCAGGGCCGCCGCATCTTGTTTGAAACAACGGTTTTGTTTGATAAGCCGAAAAAAGAAATTACTATTGGCAAAGACCCGCAGAACATCGACGGACTCAATTTCCTGCAGGGAAAAACAATGGCTTATGTCAATGAAAAGGCTTTTGAGGGCACCGTGCTTGCCCATACCGATGGCGGCGTGCCCAATACAGTCATTCGTGTTCCTGATTTTTCAGAGGATTCCTTGGGCCAGCTGATTTATTTCTTTGAAAAAGCATGCGCCATTTCCGGTTATCTGCTGGGGGTCAATCCATTTAACCAGCCCGGCGTGGAAAGCTACAAGAAAAACATGTTTGCGTTGCTGGGCAAGCCCGGCTATGAAGAACAAAAAGGTGCACTTGAGGCGCGGCTCAACAAATAA
- a CDS encoding D-alanyl-D-alanine carboxypeptidase has translation MKVKQITASVLSAALIFASMPVCANALDEKADVRAPAAVLMEAATGEVLYQKAPHEKRACASVTKVMTLLLVMEALDSGKIHLTDMLSASAHAASMGGSDIWLKEGETMSVSDLIKATVVASANDAAVVLAEHVAGSDEAFVARMNARAKELSMKETTFKNCNGLDAAGHLTSAYDVALMSRELIKHKRIYNYTSIWMDSLRGGKTQLVNTNKLLKSYKGITGLKTGTTSSAGSCISATAQRNNLSLIAVVLGAGNTKDRFSTAAALLNYGFAGWSMVPLKKPEGTLSPVPVENGMAEHVNVTADLDGKLLVKKGQEGSLTGKITLAPSVQAPVAKGQKLGEVTYSLGGRPVCTRPITAAETVRQISFSRVLRLLLMNLWYV, from the coding sequence ATGAAAGTCAAACAAATCACGGCGTCCGTTTTGTCTGCTGCGCTTATTTTTGCTTCGATGCCGGTGTGCGCAAATGCCCTGGATGAGAAAGCAGATGTTCGTGCACCCGCGGCGGTTTTGATGGAAGCTGCCACCGGAGAGGTCCTCTACCAAAAAGCACCGCATGAAAAACGCGCCTGCGCTTCTGTGACAAAAGTCATGACGCTTCTGCTGGTGATGGAAGCACTGGACAGCGGCAAGATTCATTTGACAGATATGTTGTCTGCAAGTGCACACGCTGCGTCTATGGGCGGGTCCGACATTTGGCTGAAAGAGGGAGAAACCATGTCGGTCAGCGATCTCATCAAGGCCACAGTGGTCGCGAGTGCCAATGATGCAGCGGTCGTCCTTGCAGAGCATGTAGCAGGTAGCGACGAAGCTTTTGTCGCCCGAATGAATGCACGTGCCAAAGAACTGAGCATGAAAGAAACCACTTTTAAAAACTGCAATGGCCTTGACGCTGCAGGTCACCTGACCAGTGCCTATGACGTTGCGCTGATGAGCCGAGAATTGATTAAGCATAAAAGAATTTATAATTATACTTCTATTTGGATGGACAGTCTGCGTGGAGGGAAGACACAGCTGGTCAATACCAATAAACTACTGAAATCCTATAAAGGCATTACTGGATTAAAAACAGGGACTACCAGCAGTGCGGGCAGCTGCATTTCCGCCACTGCGCAGCGAAATAACCTTTCGCTAATTGCCGTCGTGTTGGGCGCAGGAAACACAAAAGACCGTTTTTCTACAGCGGCTGCGCTGCTGAATTATGGATTTGCCGGCTGGTCGATGGTGCCGCTGAAAAAGCCTGAAGGGACACTGTCACCGGTGCCAGTTGAAAACGGTATGGCAGAGCACGTGAATGTGACAGCTGACCTTGACGGGAAACTGCTTGTCAAAAAGGGGCAGGAGGGCAGCCTCACCGGAAAAATCACTTTGGCCCCGTCGGTGCAGGCACCGGTCGCAAAAGGACAGAAATTGGGAGAAGTCACGTATTCGCTTGGCGGCAGGCCGGTCTGTACACGTCCGATTACAGCTGCTGAAACAGTTCGGCAGATTTCCTTTTCCCGGGTGCTGCGGCTGCTGCTAATGAATTTGTGGTATGTATAA
- the eno gene encoding phosphopyruvate hydratase has translation MKEKIERVAAREILDSRGNPTVEAEVTLADGIAACAAVPSGASTGAYEALELRDRDQHRYGGKGVLQAVRNINTVISEHLCGMDVCDTEAIDRAMFALDGSESKSRLGANALLAVSLSCAKAAAKQQGVPLFRFLGGQNAVTLPVPMMNILNGGAHAGNTVDIQEFMIMPVGAESFHEGLRMCAEVFHILASLLKAEHLSTAVGDEGGYAPDLKSDEEALQFIIRAVETAGYQMQDDFVLAIDAAASEWSTKEGTYLLPKRQRSFTADELIDYWKYLAERYPIYSIEDPLGEEDWPAWQKLTHELGSKVQLVGDDLFVTNVERLQKGIQNACGNAILIKLNQIGSLSETMEAMRLADRSGYAAIVSHRSGETEDTTIADLAVALNAGQIKTGAPSRTERVAKYNRLLRIEETLGQGAVYLGHACFRKNSLSQ, from the coding sequence ATGAAAGAGAAAATCGAAAGGGTGGCCGCGCGCGAAATATTAGATTCCCGCGGAAACCCTACAGTTGAGGCAGAGGTAACTCTTGCCGACGGCATTGCAGCCTGCGCGGCAGTGCCAAGTGGAGCTTCTACAGGCGCCTATGAGGCACTGGAACTGCGTGACAGGGACCAGCACCGCTACGGCGGGAAAGGCGTCCTGCAGGCTGTCAGAAACATCAATACGGTCATTTCCGAGCACCTTTGCGGCATGGATGTGTGTGACACAGAAGCGATTGACCGCGCAATGTTTGCCTTAGACGGCAGCGAGAGCAAATCCAGATTAGGGGCAAATGCACTGCTGGCAGTTTCCCTTTCCTGCGCAAAGGCAGCAGCAAAGCAGCAGGGCGTGCCCTTGTTTCGCTTTTTGGGTGGTCAAAATGCAGTGACTTTGCCGGTTCCCATGATGAATATTCTCAATGGCGGGGCCCATGCGGGCAACACCGTTGACATACAAGAATTTATGATTATGCCGGTTGGTGCAGAAAGCTTTCACGAGGGTTTGCGCATGTGTGCGGAAGTGTTTCACATACTTGCTTCTTTGCTGAAAGCAGAGCACCTTTCCACTGCAGTGGGGGATGAGGGTGGCTATGCACCAGACTTAAAAAGTGATGAAGAGGCACTGCAGTTTATCATTCGTGCTGTCGAAACAGCCGGTTACCAGATGCAGGATGATTTTGTGTTGGCGATTGATGCTGCGGCGAGCGAATGGTCCACAAAGGAGGGCACCTATCTATTGCCCAAAAGGCAGCGCTCTTTTACGGCAGATGAACTTATTGATTACTGGAAATACCTTGCCGAGCGCTATCCAATCTATTCGATTGAAGATCCTCTTGGCGAGGAAGACTGGCCTGCATGGCAAAAGCTGACCCACGAATTGGGCAGCAAAGTGCAACTTGTAGGGGACGACCTTTTTGTAACAAATGTTGAACGGCTGCAAAAAGGAATTCAAAATGCATGCGGTAATGCAATTCTCATTAAGCTCAACCAAATCGGCAGCCTTTCTGAAACAATGGAGGCGATGCGTTTGGCAGACCGTTCTGGTTATGCAGCGATTGTTTCACACCGTTCCGGTGAAACAGAGGATACAACCATTGCAGACCTTGCTGTTGCGCTGAATGCCGGGCAGATTAAGACCGGTGCGCCCAGTCGTACCGAGCGTGTCGCAAAATACAATCGTCTGCTGCGCATAGAAGAGACATTGGGGCAGGGCGCTGTCTATTTGGGACATGCGTGTTTTAGAAAAAACAGTCTTTCACAATAA
- a CDS encoding O-antigen ligase family protein translates to MRLQKDTAFADGFLALLVVGSLYLPSSVCGIMIIVAAFYVMADFQKREKVFNSPYFKLLFGFLTLSFFVAACYKNYSGMVMTLMLMGMLVYGMYLRTVMVRPLFDKMLDLACLMSVPAVLVAIFQKAATFASNPSYRPVSFFENANYFGMMVEFTVAIILYRALRNHRFLPLYTVILGMNFLGLYLCSSMSALAAMTCGVLAFLLYKRRNKLAGLYIGVVVLFFAANRVLPQLFPRIEAITYTTDQRLSIWHGALQGIAQTPLLGRGMRAYSMIHEAFGTYPTYHCHNLYLDCLLNFGIIGSAVLVIFGVHYLREIVHRIRRKHACNADLLFLSVMVMTLVHGCTDVTISWTQTGMLFFILFSATGICIKKKSAVPATSRSYYYTSTSRVSPGYMD, encoded by the coding sequence GTGCGCTTGCAAAAAGATACCGCTTTTGCAGATGGGTTTCTGGCACTGCTTGTAGTGGGTTCGCTTTATCTGCCCAGTTCAGTTTGCGGCATTATGATTATTGTAGCTGCTTTTTATGTAATGGCTGATTTTCAGAAAAGAGAGAAAGTCTTTAATTCTCCCTATTTTAAGCTGCTGTTTGGTTTTTTAACTCTTTCCTTTTTTGTGGCCGCTTGCTACAAAAATTATTCGGGCATGGTCATGACGCTGATGCTTATGGGTATGCTGGTTTACGGCATGTATCTGCGTACAGTTATGGTACGGCCGCTGTTTGACAAAATGCTGGATCTGGCGTGCCTGATGAGTGTGCCTGCGGTGCTGGTGGCTATTTTTCAAAAAGCGGCTACCTTTGCGTCAAATCCATCTTACCGTCCGGTTTCATTTTTTGAAAATGCCAATTATTTTGGCATGATGGTCGAGTTTACAGTTGCCATTATTCTTTACCGGGCACTGCGCAATCACCGCTTTCTGCCGCTTTATACGGTCATTTTGGGCATGAATTTTCTGGGACTCTATCTGTGCAGTTCCATGTCGGCCTTAGCGGCAATGACCTGTGGAGTCTTGGCATTTTTGCTGTATAAACGCCGCAATAAACTTGCCGGCCTTTATATTGGTGTTGTTGTGCTGTTCTTTGCAGCGAATCGTGTGCTGCCGCAGCTCTTTCCCCGCATTGAAGCCATTACCTACACGACAGACCAGCGCCTTTCCATTTGGCACGGCGCTCTGCAGGGCATTGCGCAGACACCGCTGCTTGGCCGTGGTATGCGCGCCTACAGCATGATCCATGAAGCTTTTGGAACCTATCCTACCTATCACTGCCACAATTTGTACTTGGACTGTCTGCTCAATTTCGGAATTATCGGCAGTGCTGTGCTGGTGATTTTTGGCGTCCATTATCTGCGTGAAATTGTTCATCGTATCCGCAGAAAACATGCCTGCAATGCGGATCTGCTTTTCCTCTCTGTCATGGTAATGACCTTGGTGCATGGCTGTACAGATGTCACCATTTCCTGGACGCAGACCGGTATGCTTTTCTTTATCCTGTTTTCCGCAACAGGTATCTGCATCAAAAAGAAGTCGGCAGTGCCTGCCACGTCTCGCAGTTATTACTATACAAGTACAAGCAGGGTAAGCCCAGGCTATATGGATTAA
- a CDS encoding HAD-IC family P-type ATPase has translation MERLPTDVKAGLSREEVHARVQQGLVNGEDEIKTQSVNQIIRKNIITPFNILNLVLGALVFSVGSYKNMLFMGVMVCNTVVGCFQEIRAKRTIDKLSLISAPKAHVLRDGKLWDVPVAKIVLDDIVQLTTGNQICSDCVIADGTCEVNESLITGESDPILKQPGDHLLSGSFIVSGTCRAQVEHVGRDNYAAKITGSAKYVKKTNSEIMKSINLIIRIIGFALIPVGLALFYKETVLSHSTYAQAIVSTVAALVGMVPEGLVLLTSIVLASSVVRLSFRNALVQELYSIETLARVDTICLDKTGTITEGTMQVDEMEPLTNQFTPEQLADAVAAVTHTLHDSNPTAEAMKEKYPNDPGWESQSAVPFSSARKWSGVYFAQRGTYVVGAGEFILGNRFDTLRAKADAAAKKGQRVLLLAHSTQPFGDDGRTLPTDIEPIALLFLSDRIRKSARETLQYFADQNVNLKVISGDNAVTVANIAEKAGLEHADRWVDATTLQTEEDIRKAVKKYTIFGRVTPQQKLQIVKALKADGHTVAMTGDGVNDVLALKESDCSIAMASGSDAARTVSQIVLLDSDFASMPHIVAEGRRSINNLQRSSSLFLIKAFFSTILAVCFIFIQSRYPFQPIQFTLLNALAIGFPSFVLSLEPNRERVHGSFMRNIIKKAIPGTLTMVFSVLLLEAVNFYVQLPYDQLSTTAVVLMAFTMLMILFRVCMPFNGKHVLLFVSMCVLFLLAYIFCGSIFSLTPLNASMLLVLLPLIFASVSMFMMFLHLIERILMRRVG, from the coding sequence ATGGAGCGTTTGCCAACCGATGTTAAGGCCGGCCTCTCCCGCGAAGAAGTGCATGCGCGGGTGCAGCAAGGTCTTGTCAACGGTGAGGACGAGATAAAAACACAGAGCGTCAATCAGATTATCCGAAAAAACATCATTACGCCATTCAATATTTTAAACTTGGTTTTAGGCGCTCTTGTTTTTTCCGTTGGCTCTTACAAAAATATGCTTTTTATGGGGGTTATGGTCTGCAACACGGTTGTCGGCTGCTTCCAGGAAATCCGCGCAAAAAGGACCATTGATAAGCTGTCGCTTATTTCTGCCCCAAAAGCGCATGTGCTGCGGGATGGAAAACTTTGGGATGTGCCAGTTGCAAAAATTGTGTTGGACGATATTGTACAGCTGACAACCGGAAACCAAATCTGCTCTGACTGCGTCATTGCTGATGGCACCTGTGAAGTCAACGAGTCCCTCATTACCGGCGAAAGCGACCCCATTCTCAAGCAGCCGGGTGACCACCTGCTTTCCGGAAGCTTTATCGTCTCTGGCACCTGCCGTGCACAGGTAGAGCATGTTGGCCGGGACAACTATGCCGCAAAGATAACCGGAAGTGCTAAGTACGTAAAAAAGACAAACAGCGAGATCATGAAAAGCATCAATCTGATTATCCGCATTATCGGCTTTGCATTGATTCCGGTTGGTTTGGCTTTGTTCTATAAAGAAACAGTGCTCTCTCACTCGACCTACGCCCAAGCAATTGTCAGCACTGTTGCTGCACTGGTCGGCATGGTACCAGAAGGTCTGGTCCTGTTGACAAGCATCGTGCTGGCAAGCAGTGTTGTGCGCCTCTCTTTTCGCAACGCATTAGTGCAGGAACTATACTCAATTGAAACGCTTGCCCGCGTGGATACAATCTGTCTGGATAAAACAGGCACAATTACAGAAGGAACCATGCAAGTAGATGAAATGGAGCCTTTGACGAATCAATTTACGCCGGAGCAGCTTGCAGATGCTGTAGCGGCTGTCACACATACCCTGCACGACTCCAACCCAACCGCAGAAGCAATGAAAGAAAAATATCCAAATGACCCTGGCTGGGAAAGTCAATCCGCGGTTCCGTTTTCCTCCGCACGCAAATGGAGCGGCGTCTATTTTGCACAGCGGGGCACTTATGTAGTTGGTGCTGGAGAGTTCATTTTGGGCAACCGGTTTGACACCCTGCGCGCCAAAGCCGATGCAGCCGCAAAGAAAGGGCAGCGGGTTTTGCTGCTGGCACACAGCACACAGCCTTTCGGCGACGACGGCCGTACGCTGCCAACAGACATTGAGCCGATTGCCCTGTTGTTTTTGAGTGACCGGATACGCAAAAGTGCCCGTGAAACACTGCAGTATTTTGCCGACCAAAATGTTAACCTAAAAGTAATCTCCGGCGATAACGCCGTTACTGTTGCAAATATTGCTGAAAAAGCAGGCTTGGAACACGCCGACCGCTGGGTCGATGCCACTACTCTGCAGACAGAAGAAGATATTCGGAAAGCGGTAAAAAAATACACCATTTTCGGCCGGGTCACACCGCAGCAGAAACTGCAGATTGTAAAGGCTCTGAAAGCAGACGGGCATACGGTAGCAATGACAGGAGACGGCGTAAACGATGTGTTGGCGCTGAAAGAAAGCGACTGCAGCATTGCCATGGCCTCTGGCAGCGATGCGGCACGCACTGTTTCACAGATTGTGCTGCTTGACTCAGACTTTGCCTCAATGCCTCACATTGTTGCCGAAGGCCGGCGCTCGATTAACAACCTGCAGCGCTCCTCTTCCCTGTTCTTAATCAAAGCTTTTTTCAGCACAATTCTTGCTGTCTGCTTCATTTTCATTCAAAGCCGCTACCCCTTCCAGCCCATTCAGTTTACTCTACTGAATGCACTTGCAATCGGTTTCCCGTCTTTTGTGCTTTCACTGGAACCCAACCGCGAACGTGTGCATGGTAGTTTTATGCGAAATATTATCAAGAAAGCGATTCCCGGAACGTTGACGATGGTCTTCAGTGTTTTGCTGCTGGAAGCTGTCAATTTCTATGTACAGTTGCCGTATGACCAGCTTTCTACAACAGCTGTCGTCCTGATGGCTTTTACTATGCTGATGATTCTATTTCGTGTATGTATGCCGTTTAACGGAAAACATGTACTGCTGTTTGTTTCTATGTGTGTTTTGTTTTTGCTGGCGTATATTTTCTGCGGAAGTATATTCAGCCTGACACCGCTTAATGCATCAATGCTGTTGGTTTTACTGCCGCTGATTTTTGCCTCGGTCAGCATGTTTATGATGTTCCTGCACTTGATTGAACGGATCTTAATGCGCCGGGTCGGCTGA
- a CDS encoding acetylglutamate kinase, protein MNQLCCKAALTDTFRDLWTQHVMWTRSFIISTAASLDDLKYVTERLMRNPADFAKILCNYYGSKKAQKFQQLLAEHLSIAGALVGALKAGNTDLANTERKKWYANAEEIAEYLACINPYWSKEKWKCLLDEHLKMTEEEAVYRLNGNYEKDIAKYDLISCQALAMGDYMAEGIIRQFS, encoded by the coding sequence ATGAATCAGCTTTGCTGTAAAGCAGCTTTAACAGATACTTTTCGTGACTTATGGACACAACACGTAATGTGGACCCGTTCTTTTATCATCAGTACCGCAGCATCTCTGGACGATTTAAAGTATGTTACAGAGCGGCTGATGAGAAATCCCGCCGATTTTGCAAAAATCCTCTGCAACTATTATGGCAGCAAAAAAGCCCAAAAATTTCAGCAACTTTTGGCCGAGCATCTCTCGATTGCAGGAGCACTCGTTGGCGCATTAAAAGCAGGAAATACAGACTTAGCAAATACAGAACGGAAAAAATGGTATGCAAATGCCGAAGAGATTGCAGAATATTTAGCCTGCATCAATCCGTACTGGTCAAAGGAAAAATGGAAATGTCTTTTAGATGAACATTTAAAAATGACCGAAGAAGAGGCAGTGTACCGGCTGAATGGAAATTATGAAAAAGATATTGCAAAGTACGACCTAATCAGCTGCCAGGCTTTGGCGATGGGCGACTATATGGCCGAGGGAATAATCAGACAATTTTCATAA
- a CDS encoding IS30 family transposase, which produces MEYSHSIIISAERKRGQHLRAEERGAIQQLKKLGYSNRAVARMINCSPSTVGYELQRGTPPYCGHGRRPGYTAKRGAAVYCANRSHCRRTRSIPRDSAFLRWTAEQVRVHKWSFDACVGHARSKGLFPADEISCTKTLYNLLWKGEIVLTPFDLPEALTRRKRGNPRISKRLNGKSLDERPAEVNQRNTFGHWESDTVLGRKKKGEPVVFTIVERLTGYCLAFRVDGKTTNGIADAMRQLHDQFGERFGEIFRSITTDNGSEFAAFSAFEALGTTVYFAHPYSAWERPVNERTNRVLRRFIPKGVSIQNYFNEAVQMFADEINALPRKRLGYLAPEELFDAQLDLICARP; this is translated from the coding sequence ATGGAATATAGTCATTCTATCATAATCTCGGCAGAACGCAAGCGTGGACAGCACCTGAGAGCAGAAGAACGGGGAGCAATCCAACAACTAAAAAAGCTAGGATATTCAAACAGAGCCGTCGCCCGGATGATCAATTGCAGCCCATCAACCGTCGGTTATGAGCTGCAGCGCGGAACGCCTCCTTATTGCGGTCACGGTCGCAGGCCCGGATACACTGCAAAGAGAGGAGCCGCCGTATACTGTGCGAACCGCAGCCACTGCCGCCGCACCAGAAGCATACCAAGAGACTCGGCCTTCCTTCGCTGGACAGCGGAGCAGGTGCGTGTGCATAAATGGTCGTTCGATGCCTGCGTAGGCCATGCAAGGAGCAAAGGCTTGTTTCCCGCAGATGAAATCTCCTGTACCAAAACACTCTATAACCTTCTTTGGAAAGGCGAAATAGTGCTTACGCCCTTTGATCTTCCTGAGGCTCTGACAAGGAGAAAGCGTGGGAACCCCCGCATTTCCAAACGTTTGAACGGCAAAAGTCTGGATGAACGGCCGGCCGAAGTGAATCAGCGAAACACCTTTGGCCACTGGGAATCGGACACGGTGCTTGGACGAAAAAAGAAAGGTGAGCCAGTAGTGTTTACCATTGTGGAGCGATTGACCGGCTACTGTCTCGCCTTTCGGGTAGATGGGAAAACAACGAACGGAATCGCCGATGCTATGAGGCAGTTGCACGACCAGTTTGGGGAACGATTCGGCGAGATATTCCGCAGTATTACAACGGATAATGGCAGTGAATTCGCAGCTTTTTCTGCATTTGAGGCATTGGGAACTACCGTCTATTTCGCACATCCTTATTCCGCTTGGGAGCGGCCAGTAAATGAGCGTACAAATCGTGTCTTGAGGCGTTTCATACCTAAAGGGGTGTCCATTCAAAACTACTTTAATGAAGCTGTCCAAATGTTTGCAGATGAGATAAACGCACTGCCGAGAAAGCGGCTTGGTTACCTCGCACCAGAAGAACTGTTCGATGCCCAACTTGACTTGATTTGTGCTCGGCCATGA
- a CDS encoding ribosomal-processing cysteine protease Prp yields MLEIRRHNGGFVISGHAGYAERGQDIVCAAVSALVQTFIASIEELTKDHITSDIRAGKAVICYRNLSESARLLLDSFFVGVRMIAEDYPANVRIVQGGTMLNCQDKKQAKVSKIRG; encoded by the coding sequence TTGCTTGAAATTCGCCGCCATAATGGCGGCTTTGTGATATCCGGCCACGCAGGGTACGCAGAACGCGGGCAGGACATTGTCTGTGCGGCGGTATCGGCGTTGGTGCAGACTTTTATCGCATCGATCGAAGAATTAACCAAAGACCACATAACAAGTGATATAAGGGCCGGAAAGGCCGTTATATGCTACAGAAATTTATCGGAGAGCGCGCGGCTCCTGCTAGATTCCTTTTTTGTTGGCGTTCGGATGATCGCTGAAGATTATCCCGCAAACGTGCGGATTGTGCAGGGCGGCACGATGTTAAACTGTCAGGACAAAAAACAAGCGAAAGTTTCAAAAATTCGGGGGTAA